In a single window of the Planctomycetia bacterium genome:
- a CDS encoding glycosyltransferase family 2 protein produces MGTSRALAAAWWGPTMISVLTVNYHSAEDLAQLVESLRAHRSAEPIELIVTNNSPSQHLSFPGNDLAVTVLDADNPGFAAGINRAFRASKGEFIMLANPDLQVTAHALDSAVALLKSHPDVGIVLPRLFYADGRVQPSVRRFYTWLVVLYARSPFRALGWRPEFFRRYLCEELTSLPANSEPVDVDWGLGGAMFLRRADCESGGIFDERFFLYFEDVDLCLRTWQSGRRVVLAPGIECIHAHRRSSGNPLSAAGWHHFRSMMRFVAKHGGWPQRPGR; encoded by the coding sequence GTGGGGACTTCACGTGCGCTCGCGGCGGCGTGGTGGGGGCCCACGATGATCAGCGTGCTCACCGTGAATTACCACTCCGCCGAGGATCTCGCGCAACTCGTCGAGTCGCTGCGCGCACATCGGTCCGCCGAGCCGATCGAGTTGATCGTCACCAATAATTCGCCGTCGCAGCATCTGAGCTTCCCGGGAAACGATCTGGCCGTCACCGTGCTTGATGCCGACAATCCCGGCTTCGCCGCCGGGATCAATCGTGCATTTCGCGCGTCGAAGGGCGAGTTCATCATGCTCGCCAATCCCGACTTGCAGGTGACTGCACATGCCCTCGATTCCGCTGTAGCCCTGCTGAAGTCTCACCCGGATGTCGGCATCGTTTTGCCCCGACTCTTTTACGCCGATGGTCGGGTGCAGCCGTCGGTTCGGCGGTTCTACACCTGGCTGGTCGTGCTGTACGCGCGATCCCCATTCCGCGCCCTCGGCTGGCGGCCTGAGTTTTTTCGGCGGTATCTTTGCGAGGAACTCACCTCGCTGCCGGCGAATTCGGAGCCGGTCGATGTCGATTGGGGCCTCGGCGGGGCGATGTTTCTTCGAAGGGCGGACTGCGAGTCCGGTGGAATCTTCGACGAGCGGTTCTTTCTCTACTTTGAGGATGTTGACTTGTGTTTGCGTACGTGGCAGAGCGGCCGGCGCGTGGTCCTCGCCCCTGGCATCGAGTGCATCCACGCCCACCGCCGCTCCAGCGGCAATCCGCTTTCCGCCGCGGGGTGGCATCACTTCCGCAGCATGATGCGGTTTGTCGCCAAGCATGGTGGATGGCCCCAGCGGCCCGGCCGGTAG
- a CDS encoding glycosyltransferase family 2 protein has translation MSDSIATVIIPNYNGLSFLPRLMQSLADQAEKRFETIVVDDASSDGSVEYLHTNWPTVQVLVNRVNRGFAGTCNVGLRAAKTPYVVLLNNDTHLDPNWLAEGLRPFDVPDVGAVASLTLLAGEPDIVDTAGDVYSVVGGAMKRGHLGTRADAERLPPDAFSPSGVSAFYRRGVVAQVGFLDESFQSYYEDVDLGFRLTRAGYRCVFAPKSICYHHLSSSYSPRGWRYHFNSARNAEVVWWANMPRRLRRRYLPAHILFLVLQCGRKIIQGVGPAYVCGKFASFAQVGHILRKRRAISELSRISDEQLASRLETDWWGLHVRSRRRGGGPR, from the coding sequence ATGTCCGACTCCATCGCCACCGTCATCATCCCAAACTACAACGGCCTGTCGTTCCTGCCGCGACTCATGCAGTCCCTCGCCGATCAGGCGGAGAAGCGGTTCGAGACCATTGTCGTGGATGACGCGTCCTCCGACGGTAGCGTCGAATATCTGCACACCAACTGGCCGACGGTCCAGGTTCTCGTCAATCGGGTGAATCGGGGCTTCGCCGGAACGTGCAACGTCGGCCTCCGTGCCGCGAAGACACCGTATGTCGTGCTGCTGAACAACGACACTCACCTCGATCCAAACTGGCTTGCCGAGGGTCTTCGCCCATTCGATGTGCCGGATGTCGGAGCGGTTGCGTCGCTGACCCTGTTGGCCGGCGAGCCTGACATCGTCGACACGGCGGGCGATGTCTATTCAGTGGTGGGCGGGGCCATGAAGCGGGGGCATCTTGGTACGCGCGCCGACGCAGAGCGGCTGCCGCCCGACGCGTTCAGCCCATCGGGCGTATCGGCCTTTTACCGGCGGGGGGTTGTGGCGCAGGTCGGCTTCCTCGACGAATCATTTCAAAGCTACTACGAGGACGTCGACCTCGGGTTCCGCCTGACCCGGGCCGGATACCGCTGCGTCTTCGCGCCGAAGTCGATCTGCTATCACCACCTGAGTTCGTCGTATAGTCCCAGAGGCTGGCGATATCACTTCAACTCGGCGAGGAACGCGGAGGTTGTCTGGTGGGCAAACATGCCACGCCGACTTCGCAGGCGATACCTGCCCGCGCATATTCTTTTCCTTGTCCTGCAGTGCGGCCGCAAGATTATCCAGGGCGTCGGCCCGGCGTACGTCTGCGGCAAGTTCGCATCATTCGCACAGGTCGGGCACATCCTCAGGAAGCGTCGCGCGATTTCTGAATTATCGCGGATCAGCGATGAACAGCTTGCATCGCGACTGGAAACTGACTGGTGGGGACTTCACGTGCGCTCGCGGCGGCGTGGTGGGGGCCCACGATGA
- a CDS encoding peptidyl-prolyl cis-trans isomerase, translating into MAIRWIIVGLLTAWAAGCTDSDGNRITMQQWWNGGSASSAPTSEEADSARAVGERSPEESRTASDSDQARHSKEMPTKSTKSAPRRPPPGAIFADTLPIHGETIRVGDILEPIQPKLEKMATELPAQAYYQRAADIVRLQIVENVAQQLIWRRASAQINDDIKPQLEKAIDKTEKDRINREFQGRETLYEQFLSKHGKTRTDVRERLRRAIVIDSYLRDRLLPMVPQPRRSELLEYYESHRAEFSRPEQREMWLIEVPVEAFLDFRKPVSRADEQEATRKAREKIEQAAAALARGDAFDVVAREYSMGPHREDGGAWGSITAASDNSRSPLQGRWAEPSRKLFELSPGGTSEIVEADKCFFIVRTGEIKPGKNASFQEAQPHIVDSLKQQRFAHLRADFLQKELDSATIGSLDDFMRMVMDAIPPSTDKTARLERGMKR; encoded by the coding sequence ATGGCGATACGCTGGATCATCGTGGGCCTCCTGACGGCCTGGGCCGCCGGCTGCACCGACTCCGACGGGAATCGCATCACCATGCAACAATGGTGGAATGGGGGATCGGCGTCTTCGGCTCCAACGTCAGAAGAGGCGGACTCGGCTCGTGCCGTGGGTGAGAGGTCGCCGGAGGAATCTCGCACCGCATCGGATTCAGACCAAGCCCGTCACAGCAAGGAAATGCCGACCAAATCGACGAAGTCCGCGCCACGGCGCCCCCCGCCCGGCGCGATCTTCGCCGATACTCTGCCGATTCATGGCGAGACGATTCGCGTCGGGGACATCCTCGAACCGATCCAGCCGAAACTGGAGAAGATGGCCACGGAGCTTCCCGCCCAGGCTTACTACCAGCGCGCGGCGGATATCGTGCGATTGCAGATCGTGGAAAACGTCGCCCAGCAGCTCATCTGGCGGCGGGCATCGGCCCAGATCAACGACGATATCAAGCCGCAATTGGAAAAGGCGATTGACAAGACTGAGAAGGACCGCATCAATCGCGAGTTTCAGGGAAGAGAGACGCTCTATGAGCAATTTCTCTCGAAACACGGTAAGACACGAACGGACGTGCGGGAGCGGCTTCGCAGGGCCATCGTGATTGACAGTTATCTGCGCGATCGGCTGCTTCCCATGGTACCGCAGCCCCGGCGCAGCGAGCTTCTGGAGTATTACGAGTCGCATCGTGCGGAATTCAGCAGGCCCGAACAACGTGAGATGTGGCTCATCGAAGTGCCGGTCGAGGCATTTCTTGACTTTCGCAAGCCAGTCTCACGCGCCGACGAGCAGGAAGCCACGCGGAAAGCGCGCGAGAAGATTGAACAGGCTGCTGCCGCCCTGGCGCGCGGCGACGCCTTCGACGTGGTCGCCCGGGAGTATTCCATGGGCCCGCACCGCGAGGACGGCGGGGCCTGGGGTTCCATCACCGCCGCTTCGGACAATTCGCGCAGCCCGCTTCAAGGAAGATGGGCCGAACCCTCGCGGAAGCTCTTTGAGCTTTCACCGGGCGGCACGAGTGAGATCGTCGAGGCGGACAAGTGCTTTTTCATCGTGCGCACGGGCGAGATCAAGCCGGGCAAAAACGCGTCGTTTCAGGAGGCCCAGCCGCACATCGTTGACAGCCTGAAGCAGCAGCGCTTCGCCCACCTTCGCGCCGACTTTCTTCAGAAGGAGCTGGACAGCGCGACGATTGGTTCGCTCGATGACTTCATGCGGATGGTGATGGACGCCATCCCACCGTCCACGGACAAGACGGCCCGACTCGAACGCGGCATGAAACGCTGA
- a CDS encoding 4-hydroxy-tetrahydrodipicolinate reductase, which translates to MATKIAIAGAAGRMGRRIIALACADTAFNLVGALESPGSDLLGRDAGELAGIGQLGLAITIAPPGEFDVLIDFSSPAGTIQWIGVCQETRRALVIGTTGHDEPAMSKLRSAAKSIPILKAANMSVGVNLMLRLVRQAAAALDDSYDIEIIEAHHRFKVDAPSGTALAIRDAVKAGRADAGKEPGNVVHGRQGNTGERKAGEIGMHALRIGDTVGEHTISFGALGETISISHSAHSRDTFAGGALRAAAWIAGKQPGLYDMQDVLFGQA; encoded by the coding sequence ATGGCAACGAAGATAGCAATAGCAGGCGCGGCCGGCAGAATGGGCCGGCGTATCATCGCCCTGGCTTGTGCGGATACGGCATTCAACTTGGTCGGAGCCCTGGAATCGCCGGGCTCAGACCTGCTCGGGCGCGACGCTGGAGAACTGGCGGGAATCGGTCAGTTGGGCCTTGCCATTACGATCGCGCCGCCCGGAGAATTCGACGTGTTAATCGATTTTTCCAGCCCGGCGGGAACGATCCAGTGGATTGGAGTCTGTCAGGAAACTCGCCGAGCCCTCGTAATTGGCACGACAGGGCACGATGAACCGGCGATGTCAAAGCTCCGCAGTGCAGCCAAATCCATCCCGATCCTCAAAGCCGCGAATATGAGCGTGGGCGTGAACCTCATGCTTCGGCTCGTTCGACAGGCAGCCGCGGCGCTCGATGATTCGTACGACATCGAGATCATCGAGGCCCATCACCGCTTCAAGGTGGATGCCCCCAGCGGCACGGCGCTGGCGATCCGAGACGCGGTCAAAGCCGGTCGCGCCGATGCGGGCAAAGAGCCTGGTAATGTGGTGCACGGTAGACAGGGAAACACCGGAGAGCGCAAGGCCGGCGAGATCGGCATGCACGCCCTGCGAATCGGCGACACAGTCGGCGAGCACACAATCTCTTTCGGGGCGTTGGGTGAGACCATTTCAATCAGTCATTCGGCTCATTCGCGCGATACGTTTGCCGGCGGCGCACTCCGCGCGGCGGCGTGGATCGCCGGGAAGCAACCGGGTCTTTACGACATGCAGGACGTGCTGTTCGGTCAGGCGTAA
- the thrC gene encoding threonine synthase: MSRWADNIAPMTETAHLRCIRPECAATYTLDEVAYACRSCGSLLDVVYDWDKLPVPGTLRFFSERWARRDQPLDFSGVWRFRELLPLAGDADLVTIGEGQTLLQAPKVAALDLPLAAGRVFFQYEGMNPSGSFKDNGMAAAFTMARRLGRGRVACASTGNTSASLAMYAALTSLPDGRPMRAIVFVGAGKIAYGKLSQALDSGALTLQIEGDFDACMKRIREVADRLGLYLMNSINPFRLEGQKAIMYRVLEGLGWDVPDWIVVPGGNLGNTSAFGKAFIELKELGLITRIPQLAVVNATGANTLNELVTRRGLKWNRGHWEQPAVEGLYDELTKSGKKAQTVATAIEIARPVNLPKALRAIEAMDGIVCEVSDEQILEEKARIGRCGYGCEPASAASLAGLRQLVSRGVVDRDARVVCILTGHGLKDPGATVGYHTGLTMKDESAGAQLGRLANQPIKVADDLEAICAIIEERA, encoded by the coding sequence ATGTCGCGATGGGCGGATAACATCGCTCCCATGACCGAGACTGCTCATCTCCGGTGCATCCGGCCCGAGTGTGCGGCCACGTACACACTCGATGAGGTCGCATACGCCTGCCGATCCTGTGGATCGTTGCTGGACGTCGTTTATGACTGGGACAAACTTCCAGTTCCCGGAACGCTCCGTTTTTTTTCCGAGCGGTGGGCTCGCCGGGACCAGCCGCTTGATTTCTCGGGAGTCTGGCGTTTCCGCGAGTTGCTCCCGTTAGCGGGCGATGCGGATTTGGTGACCATTGGCGAGGGTCAGACGCTTCTTCAGGCTCCGAAGGTCGCGGCGCTCGATCTGCCGCTCGCCGCCGGTCGCGTCTTTTTCCAATACGAGGGCATGAATCCGTCCGGCAGCTTCAAGGACAACGGCATGGCCGCGGCGTTCACGATGGCACGCCGTCTAGGACGAGGTCGCGTGGCCTGCGCCTCCACGGGGAATACAAGCGCCAGCCTGGCCATGTACGCCGCGCTCACGAGCCTTCCGGACGGGCGACCGATGCGCGCCATTGTCTTCGTGGGAGCCGGCAAAATCGCCTATGGCAAGCTCTCGCAGGCCCTCGACTCCGGCGCGCTCACCCTGCAGATCGAGGGCGACTTCGACGCCTGCATGAAGCGGATTCGCGAGGTCGCCGACCGGCTCGGGCTCTATCTGATGAACTCAATCAATCCGTTTCGCCTCGAAGGGCAGAAGGCGATCATGTATCGCGTCCTGGAAGGCCTGGGCTGGGATGTGCCGGATTGGATCGTTGTTCCCGGCGGCAACCTCGGGAACACCAGCGCTTTCGGCAAGGCATTCATTGAGCTCAAGGAACTCGGACTCATCACCAGAATACCGCAGTTGGCCGTCGTTAATGCGACGGGGGCTAACACACTCAACGAACTGGTTACGCGCCGGGGCCTCAAGTGGAATCGGGGCCACTGGGAGCAACCTGCCGTCGAAGGACTCTACGACGAACTGACCAAATCCGGGAAGAAGGCCCAGACAGTGGCGACCGCCATTGAGATTGCGCGGCCGGTGAACCTTCCCAAGGCGCTGCGGGCCATCGAGGCCATGGACGGTATCGTGTGCGAGGTGTCGGACGAGCAGATTCTCGAGGAAAAGGCCCGGATCGGACGATGCGGCTATGGATGTGAACCAGCGAGTGCCGCGTCGCTTGCCGGCCTACGTCAACTCGTTTCTCGCGGCGTCGTTGACCGGGATGCCCGCGTGGTTTGCATCCTGACGGGCCACGGCCTGAAGGACCCGGGGGCGACCGTCGGTTACCACACCGGTCTGACCATGAAGGACGAGTCAGCCGGCGCACAATTGGGGCGGCTGGCCAATCAGCCAATAAAGGTCGCTGACGATCTTGAGGCGATTTGCGCAATCATTGAAGAGCGCGCCTAA
- a CDS encoding agmatine deiminase family protein, producing the protein MRCRLARFLSVCFISILACNGIATAENGPILVDGELVYPEGGHVPRSLTEAEQQYMATHPSAAPRAVTPPPEGPIHCVAEYEPMEGILIAWENATNGIDTILKNMALQITTNAASGGAKVYCVVDTAGEQTSVNSALSSWGVNMSKVSFVVRTTDTIWIRDYGPRYIYLGQCRAIIDHDYNRPRPNDDALPSYFSSIKKHAYYEHQLIHGGGNYHLDANDRSYATELIWNENPGLTHTQVHDIWQDYQNVDTHIFPPFPTSIDSTQHLDMWMQVIADDKVIISDWPNNVGSTQDVICDNAATYMAGRGYTVIRVPARSVSGTHYTYTNVVMCNDLVLVPSYTNATVSPHNSQALAAWQSALPGKTIVQINCQAIVTLAGVMHCIVMHVPVNLGGTNPTAYLQSLRGPETLTPGQMAEIKWISDDDVGAVEADILLSTNGGASYDTIIASATADDGSFMWTVPNVYTNQARIRVVVRDAVFKTGQDQSEADLIIDGAAMPGDLNCDVVLDLDDVPPFTTALIDAGAFTECNIDAADMNGDTNFDGADIAPFVDALLAP; encoded by the coding sequence ATGCGATGCCGATTGGCCCGTTTTCTTTCCGTCTGCTTCATATCCATTCTTGCCTGTAACGGAATTGCCACGGCCGAAAACGGTCCAATACTCGTGGACGGCGAACTGGTATATCCCGAGGGCGGGCATGTTCCGAGGTCCCTGACGGAAGCCGAGCAGCAATACATGGCGACTCATCCTTCGGCCGCCCCGCGCGCGGTCACACCGCCTCCGGAGGGCCCGATCCATTGTGTCGCCGAGTATGAGCCGATGGAAGGCATTCTGATCGCCTGGGAGAACGCCACCAACGGCATCGACACGATCCTGAAAAACATGGCGCTTCAGATCACCACCAACGCCGCTTCCGGCGGGGCGAAGGTCTATTGCGTCGTGGACACCGCAGGCGAACAGACTTCCGTGAACTCTGCTCTTTCCTCGTGGGGCGTCAACATGAGCAAGGTGTCGTTCGTCGTCCGCACGACCGACACCATCTGGATCCGCGATTACGGCCCGCGCTACATCTACCTCGGGCAGTGCCGAGCGATCATCGATCATGACTACAACCGCCCCAGGCCGAACGACGACGCCCTGCCGTCTTATTTCTCCTCCATCAAGAAGCATGCGTATTACGAACACCAGCTCATCCACGGCGGCGGCAATTATCACCTCGACGCCAACGACCGCTCGTATGCAACTGAGCTGATTTGGAACGAGAACCCCGGTCTGACGCATACACAGGTGCACGATATCTGGCAGGACTACCAGAACGTCGATACCCATATCTTCCCCCCCTTTCCGACCAGCATCGACTCGACGCAGCATCTTGACATGTGGATGCAGGTGATCGCAGACGACAAGGTCATCATCAGCGATTGGCCCAACAACGTCGGCTCTACGCAGGATGTGATTTGCGACAACGCCGCCACCTACATGGCCGGCCGGGGCTACACGGTCATTCGCGTCCCAGCCCGCAGCGTCAGCGGCACGCACTACACGTACACCAACGTCGTAATGTGCAACGATTTGGTCCTTGTCCCCTCCTACACGAACGCAACCGTCTCCCCGCACAATTCACAGGCGCTCGCGGCTTGGCAGTCGGCCCTGCCCGGCAAGACGATCGTGCAAATCAATTGTCAAGCCATCGTAACATTGGCCGGAGTGATGCACTGCATCGTCATGCACGTCCCGGTCAACCTCGGCGGCACGAACCCGACAGCCTATCTCCAGTCGCTGCGCGGTCCTGAAACGCTGACTCCCGGCCAGATGGCGGAAATCAAGTGGATCAGCGACGACGATGTCGGCGCTGTTGAGGCAGACATTCTGTTGTCAACGAACGGGGGCGCAAGCTACGACACCATCATCGCTTCGGCGACAGCGGACGACGGATCGTTCATGTGGACCGTGCCGAACGTCTATACGAATCAGGCGAGGATTCGCGTCGTCGTTCGCGATGCCGTTTTCAAGACGGGCCAAGACCAGAGCGAGGCAGACCTGATCATCGACGGCGCCGCCATGCCCGGCGACTTGAACTGTGATGTCGTTCTGGACTTGGACGACGTTCCGCCGTTTACGACGGCCTTGATCGACGCAGGGGCGTTTACCGAGTGCAATATCGACGCGGCGGACATGAACGGGGACACAAACTTCGACGGCGCCGACATCGCCCCGTTCGTGGACGCGCTGCTGGCCCCCTGA
- a CDS encoding response regulator transcription factor — protein MRTVRVILVDDHAIVIEALERVLAVSREIEVVGRARSLQELRVILQQQTPDIIVLDLRLPDSKGADTIISTKGMCATAKIVVFTGSADVTEQIARRCGADAFVDKQTASDHLTRTVLNLAAIDSAVMPPESPLSARELEVARLVSEGLTNSQIAKALFVSENTIKTHLSHILSKLRLHRRVDLARLWSARRDSPGDNAAQHHPNG, from the coding sequence ATGAGAACTGTCCGCGTCATACTCGTGGATGATCATGCAATCGTCATTGAAGCCCTCGAAAGGGTACTTGCGGTCTCCCGCGAGATTGAGGTCGTGGGCCGCGCCCGCAGTCTTCAGGAGTTGCGAGTCATCCTGCAGCAACAAACGCCGGATATCATCGTCCTCGATCTTCGACTGCCGGATTCGAAGGGGGCCGATACCATTATTTCGACGAAGGGGATGTGTGCGACTGCCAAGATTGTCGTTTTTACCGGCTCGGCTGATGTCACGGAGCAGATTGCCAGGCGATGCGGCGCGGACGCTTTTGTCGACAAGCAGACGGCCTCGGATCACCTCACCAGGACGGTGTTAAACCTCGCCGCCATTGATTCGGCGGTCATGCCGCCCGAATCGCCACTAAGCGCCCGTGAGCTTGAGGTAGCCCGGCTCGTTAGCGAAGGACTGACCAACTCCCAGATCGCCAAGGCGTTGTTTGTATCCGAAAATACCATCAAAACGCATCTATCGCATATCCTAAGTAAGCTTCGCCTGCACAGGCGCGTCGACTTGGCACGGCTTTGGTCAGCTCGGCGGGATTCTCCCGGCGACAATGCCGCTCAACATCACCCGAACGGGTGA
- a CDS encoding Rieske 2Fe-2S domain-containing protein, whose amino-acid sequence MLPVADCRQGCARFVAVGDFELAVFRLSDPDRFVVTPNSCPHAGGNLAAGEVADGKVTCPWHHWEFDLASGHCTLSESVSLIRYETCIEDGVLYAKLPV is encoded by the coding sequence TTGCTTCCAGTCGCAGATTGCCGCCAGGGCTGCGCCCGATTCGTCGCCGTCGGCGACTTTGAACTTGCGGTCTTCAGGCTTTCAGACCCGGATCGATTTGTGGTCACGCCGAACAGTTGCCCGCACGCCGGCGGCAACCTCGCGGCAGGAGAGGTCGCGGATGGGAAAGTAACGTGCCCCTGGCATCATTGGGAATTCGACCTGGCATCCGGTCATTGCACCCTCTCCGAATCAGTCTCGCTGATTCGCTACGAGACCTGTATTGAAGATGGGGTGCTCTATGCAAAGCTTCCGGTCTGA
- a CDS encoding PQQ-binding-like beta-propeller repeat protein, which yields MTTKTLISMGALTAVALVASPANGQWGQFGGPAQDFKASCGTLAMEWPDEGPKQLWSRDLCEGYSGIVMDGDVLYTMGREGDKESVLAINSKDGKTIWQQGYDSPPREGHVREFGEGPRGTPTIDGDRIYTIGVSGKMHCLNMKDGKILWSHDLWEEYKGNFLNHGYSSSVFVYGDTAIALVGGKGHSIVAFDKKTGKEVWKGLDFDNSYSSPKLIKVDGEEHLVCFMASEVIAINPKNGKLLWSFEHKNRWGQNICQPIIGDDHMVFITSVDTAGSKGLKLSKKDGKFEVEEVWANRKVAVHHSNAIRVGDYIYTSTGGQGPGLFFAVNAKTGDMAYRKRGFSKSTLLMAGDKFILLDEDGKLGLVEATPEKFDILAQAKVLDRVSWTVPTLVGAKLYLRDKKKLVALELGSKAYATAAGEAKAAS from the coding sequence ATGACGACGAAGACTTTGATTTCCATGGGAGCACTTACAGCGGTAGCGTTGGTGGCCAGCCCTGCGAACGGACAATGGGGCCAGTTCGGCGGCCCGGCGCAGGACTTCAAGGCGAGTTGCGGAACGCTGGCCATGGAGTGGCCTGACGAAGGACCGAAGCAACTTTGGAGCCGCGACTTGTGCGAGGGTTACTCCGGTATCGTCATGGATGGCGATGTGCTCTACACCATGGGCCGCGAGGGCGACAAGGAATCGGTCTTGGCGATCAATTCGAAGGACGGCAAGACGATCTGGCAGCAGGGATACGACTCGCCGCCACGCGAGGGGCATGTCAGGGAATTCGGCGAAGGCCCGCGCGGCACGCCGACGATCGACGGTGATCGGATCTATACGATTGGTGTATCGGGAAAGATGCACTGCCTGAATATGAAAGACGGGAAAATCCTGTGGTCGCACGATCTCTGGGAAGAGTACAAGGGTAACTTCCTGAATCACGGTTACTCGTCGAGCGTCTTTGTCTATGGCGACACGGCGATCGCCCTCGTCGGCGGCAAGGGTCATTCGATCGTCGCTTTTGACAAGAAAACGGGAAAGGAAGTCTGGAAGGGGCTGGACTTCGATAACAGTTATTCCTCCCCCAAGCTCATCAAGGTCGATGGTGAAGAGCATCTGGTCTGCTTCATGGCTTCGGAAGTGATCGCCATCAACCCCAAGAACGGGAAGCTGCTGTGGAGCTTTGAGCACAAGAATCGGTGGGGCCAGAATATTTGTCAGCCGATTATCGGTGACGATCACATGGTCTTCATTACCTCGGTCGACACTGCGGGCAGCAAGGGACTCAAGCTTTCCAAAAAGGACGGCAAGTTTGAAGTTGAGGAAGTCTGGGCGAATCGAAAGGTGGCCGTGCATCACAGCAACGCGATCCGCGTTGGCGACTACATCTACACCTCGACCGGCGGGCAGGGGCCGGGCCTTTTTTTCGCGGTGAATGCGAAGACGGGCGACATGGCTTATCGAAAGCGTGGCTTCTCAAAGTCCACACTGCTGATGGCGGGGGACAAATTCATTCTGCTCGACGAGGACGGCAAGCTTGGACTGGTCGAGGCCACGCCGGAAAAGTTTGATATCCTTGCGCAGGCGAAAGTGCTGGATCGCGTCTCGTGGACCGTGCCGACGCTCGTGGGAGCGAAGCTCTATCTACGCGACAAGAAGAAACTCGTCGCGCTCGAACTGGGCAGCAAGGCCTATGCAACGGCGGCCGGCGAAGCAAAGGCCGCGTCCTGA
- a CDS encoding class I SAM-dependent methyltransferase, which yields MSETPATASNRPLAILLIVCLTVWLIRSGGGCDPALYEQSVKPGINADYANPDIPQWMGRFESESREIYKARHEIVGDCRIAEGDVLADIGAGTGLFTLLFARAVGQDGKVMAVDIVPEFLDLIQQRASDESITNVSTVLCTERSVELPPNSIDLAFTSDTYHHFEYPRSTLASIYRALKPGGVFIVIDFERIEGKSRDWILGHVRAGRETVIDEITSAGFELEQSPPAPYLAENYFLRFKKP from the coding sequence ATGAGCGAAACCCCCGCAACCGCGTCCAACCGGCCCCTGGCCATCTTGCTGATCGTTTGCTTAACGGTCTGGCTGATTCGCAGCGGAGGCGGATGCGATCCCGCACTCTACGAGCAAAGCGTCAAGCCCGGCATCAACGCAGACTATGCCAACCCGGACATCCCCCAATGGATGGGCCGATTCGAAAGCGAAAGCCGGGAGATCTACAAAGCTCGGCATGAGATCGTCGGCGATTGCCGCATTGCTGAAGGCGATGTTTTGGCCGATATCGGCGCTGGAACGGGCCTATTTACCCTCCTGTTCGCCAGAGCCGTCGGTCAAGATGGAAAGGTGATGGCGGTCGACATCGTTCCCGAGTTTCTCGACCTCATCCAACAACGCGCAAGCGATGAGTCGATCACCAATGTGTCGACCGTTCTCTGTACAGAGCGATCGGTCGAGCTTCCACCCAACTCGATCGACCTCGCCTTCACCAGCGACACGTACCATCACTTCGAGTACCCGCGCAGCACGCTCGCCTCCATCTATCGGGCGTTGAAACCCGGTGGGGTATTCATTGTGATCGACTTCGAACGCATCGAAGGCAAGAGCCGAGACTGGATTCTTGGGCACGTCCGCGCCGGCCGGGAGACGGTGATTGATGAGATTACTTCAGCAGGATTCGAATTGGAGCAGTCCCCGCCGGCGCCATACCTCGCCGAGAACTATTTCCTTCGCTTCAAGAAGCCCTGA
- a CDS encoding redox-sensing transcriptional repressor Rex, translating into MKASSIPAPAVRRLSLYLRELEAMRTSDQRTVSSKQLGAALRVTPTQIRKDLAYFGQFGQPGIGYDVNELTSEIRRILGTDRTWNVILVGAGNLGMALSAYRGFARKGFKLSAVFDDDPSKVGRPVSGVPGLQVLSMQEIGRVVEERQVRLAIVAVPAEAAQSVAEKLVAAGVKGLLNFAPVNLNVPADVAVSAVDLAVQLEQLSFQVICARSD; encoded by the coding sequence ATGAAAGCCAGCAGCATTCCAGCTCCGGCTGTTCGTCGACTCAGTCTCTACCTCCGTGAGTTAGAGGCGATGCGGACGAGCGATCAGCGAACCGTCTCGTCCAAGCAGCTGGGCGCGGCATTGCGCGTCACTCCTACGCAGATTCGCAAGGACCTGGCCTATTTTGGGCAATTCGGCCAGCCGGGGATCGGCTACGACGTCAACGAGCTGACTTCAGAAATACGCCGCATCCTAGGTACAGATCGCACCTGGAACGTCATTCTTGTTGGAGCGGGTAACCTCGGCATGGCACTCTCCGCCTATCGGGGTTTCGCGCGCAAGGGCTTCAAGTTGTCAGCCGTCTTCGATGACGACCCGTCCAAGGTCGGCAGGCCGGTGTCGGGCGTGCCGGGCTTGCAGGTTCTTTCCATGCAGGAAATCGGCCGAGTCGTGGAAGAGCGTCAGGTGCGGCTGGCGATCGTGGCGGTCCCGGCCGAAGCGGCTCAATCGGTGGCCGAGAAGCTCGTGGCCGCCGGCGTGAAGGGGCTGCTCAACTTCGCACCAGTGAACCTGAATGTGCCCGCTGACGTGGCGGTTTCAGCCGTCGATCTCGCCGTTCAATTGGAACAGCTCTCGTTCCAGGTGATCTGCGCGCGGTCGGACTGA